From one Gossypium hirsutum isolate 1008001.06 chromosome D08, Gossypium_hirsutum_v2.1, whole genome shotgun sequence genomic stretch:
- the LOC107912578 gene encoding protein S-acyltransferase 24 translates to MSSEIEVVEDVQPLKQSDGVVANGNGYYGGGNNGVVGGFVDDESLRNDVYTVAAYGDLEKLQRLVEYEGRSLSEPDGLGYYALQWAALNNRTAAAQYIIEHGGDIHAADHNGQTALHWSAVRGAIQVADILLQEGARVHAADIYGYQVTHVATQYGQTAFLYHIVSKWNADPDIPDYSGSSPLHWAAYKGFADCIRLLLFLDADRGRQDKEGCTPLHWAAIKGNLEACTVLVQAGKKEDLMITDNSGLTPAQLASEKNHRQVAFFLGNARRLLEKRCDGNSRLGRLSKLSLAPVLLFIILVMLVTYTQSVITASNLPKLTAGFGLLAWMGVFLASAGLVMFYRCSSKDPGYIKMNALDPQNMKDSERLLKIEINNPILLAGNWSQLCATCKIVRPLRAKHCSTCDRCVEQFDHHCPWVSNCIGKRNKWDFFLFLVLEVSAMLSTGAVAITRIVTDPLAPSPFFPWINHAFTHHIGAITFLIVDFFLFFGVAALTVVQASQIARNITTNEMANVMRYSYLRSATGRFRNPYDHGCRKNCSDFLINGYNEDVQISEEPAHFEGIGMVQMGRDLNLENGDLETAANRNGHIAINVNSSDANAHHHGHGHSHSHSHSHSHSHSRGHVHSSQCNHSKPSKPKNESVPLGLGIGLGLGHGRSNGRSVATL, encoded by the exons ATGTCGTCGGAGATCGAGGTTGTTGAAGACGTTCAACCCTTGAAGCAATCGGATGGCGTTGTGGCGAATGGAAATGGATATTATGGGGGAGGGAACAATGGGGTTGTTGGTGGTTTCGTTGATGATGAGAGCTTGAGGAATGATGTCTACACGGTTGCTGCTTATGGGGATTTGGAGAAGCTCCAAAGGTTGGTTGAGTACGAGGGTCGCTCTCTTTCCGAGCCTGATGGCCTTGGTTACTATGCCCTCCAATGGGCTGCTTTGAATAATAGAACAGCTGCTGCTCAGTACATCATCGAG CATGGTGGAGATATACATGCAGCAGATCACAATGGGCAGACAGCCTTGCATTGGAGTGCAGTCCGAGGTGCGATACAAGTTGCTGATATTTTACTCCAAGAGGGTGCTCGGGTGCATGCTGCTGACATCTATGGCTACCAG GTAACACATGTTGCCACCCAGTATGGTCAGACTGCTTTCCTGTATCATATTGTTTCAAAATGGAATGCTGACCCTGATATTCCAGATTATAGTGGGAGTAGTCCTTTGCACTG GGCCGCTTATAAAGGTTTTGCCGATTGCATACGTCTTCTTTTATTTCTCGATGCTGATAGAGGGCGTCAGGACAAAGAGG GTTGCACTCCTCTCCATTGGGCAGCTATTAAGGGTAATCTAGAAGCTTGCACTGTCTTAGTACAAGCTGGCAAGAAGGAGGACTTGATGATCACTGATAATTCTGGCCTTACACCTGCACAGCTTGCTTCTGAAAAAAATCACAGACAAGTTGCTTTTTTCCTT GGAAATGCTAGAAGGTTGCTTGAAAAGAGATGTGATGGGAACAGCCGTCTTGGACGCCTTTCTAAATTAAGCCTTGCCCCAGTTCTTTTGTTTATTATCTTGGTAATGCTGGTGACCTATACTCAATCTGTCATAACGG CATCAAATCTGCCAAAGTTGACAGCTGGTTTTGGCCTTCTGGCATGGATGGGTGTTTTCCTAGCATCTGCCGGTTTGGTTATGTTTTATAGGTGTAGCAG CAAGGACCCAGGTTATATCAAGATGAATGCCCTTGATCctcaaaatatgaaagacagt GAACGCTTATTGAAGATTGAAATAAATAATCCTATTTTGCTAGCAGGCAATTGGTCTCAGCTTTGTGCAACATGCAAG ATTGTCAGGCCCCTTCGTGCAAAACACTGCTCCACTTGTGATCGTTGTGTTGAACAATTCGACCATCACTGCCCTTGGGTATCAAATTGTATTGGCAAG AGAAACAAATGGgattttttccttttccttgttTTAGAAGTTTCAGCGATGTTGAGTACTGGTGCGGTAGCTATTACAA GAATCGTGACAGATCCACTGGCTCCATCTCCATTTTTTCCATGGATTAACCATGCTTTTACTCATCACATTGGTGCTATAACATTTTTGATTGTGgattttttcctcttctttggTGTGGCAGCTTTAACTGTTGTACAGGCTTCTCAG ATAGCCCGCAATATAACAACAAAtgaaatggccaatgtgatgcgCTATAGCTACCTCAGGAGTGCTACTGGGCGATTTAGAAACCCATATGATCACGGATGCCGTAAGAACTGCTCAGATTTCCTGATCAATGGCTACAATGAAGATGTGCAAATTAGTGAAGAACCAGCACATTTTGAAGGAATTGGGATGGTACAAATGGGGAGGGATTTGAACTTGGAAAATGGTGATTTGGAAACTGCGGCAAACAGAAATGGCCATATTGctataaatgtgaattctagtgaTGCCAATGCACATCATCATGGCCATGGCCACAGCCACAGCCACAGCCACAGCCACAGCCACAGCCACAGTCGTGGCCACGTTCATTCTTCCCAGTGTAACCATAGTAAGCCAAGCAAGCCAAAAAATGAGAGCGTGCCGTTGGGGTTGGGAATTGGACTTGGACTTGGACATGGACGTAGTAATGGCCGTTCAGTGGCGACATTATGA